A portion of the Gossypium arboreum isolate Shixiya-1 chromosome 8, ASM2569848v2, whole genome shotgun sequence genome contains these proteins:
- the LOC108469085 gene encoding cytochrome P450 78A3-like — translation MPIRVAYLIMLLFNRYSCSPQKKKKKSLYKQRSHSIVSTRRGNNQTNKISSAIFLISMETNSDCFWLLFIASKCKTFSSQNSVWLLLLLCMGWLGMTLCFWLYPGGPAWGKYRWLRKRGAAKHNIIPGPRGFPVLGSMNIMLNLAHHKISAAAKCFDAKRLMAFSLGDTRVMVTCNPDVAKEILNSSIFADRPVKESAYSLMFNRAIGFAPYGVYWRTLRRIAATHLFCPKQISFAEAQRSDIASQMRSIIACRGGTGEISVRDILKKASLNNMMCSVFGSKYQLGSSNTETEQLNQLVEEGYDLLGKLNWSDHLPWLAGLDLQKIRLRCTQLVPKVNKFVSRIIQQHKLQPETINHDFVHVLLSLTGPHRLSDNDMIAVLWEMIFRGTDTVAVLIEWILARMVLHPEIQSRVQAELDEVVGKSRALMESDIESMVYLQAVVKEVLRMHPPGPLLSWARLAITDATIDGYHVPAGTTAMVNMWAITRDPEIWVDPLKFMPERFVSKDNITDVEFSVLGSDLRLAPFGSGRRTCPGKTLGLATVNFWVGSLLHEFEWVQSDANPVDLTERLRLSCEMANPLKVKVQPRRR, via the exons ATGCCGATCCGTGTGGCATATCTCATAATGCTTCTGTTTAACCGTTACTCTTGTagtccacaaaaaaaaaaaaaaaaatctctataTAAGCAACGCTCTCATTCCATAGTCTCAACCAGAAGAGGAAACAACCAAACAAACAAAATATCATCCGCCATTTTCCTGATCTCCATGGAAACTAACTCTGATTGCTTTTGGCTTTTGTTTATTGCTTCCAAATGCAAAACTTTCTCCTCTCAAAACTCAGTTTGGCTTCTTCTTTTACTTTGCATGGGTTGGCTGGGTATGACCCTCTGTTTCTGGTTGTACCCTGGAGGTCCTGCCTGGGGTAAGTATCGTTGGCTGCGGAAGAGAGGTGCCGCGAAGCACAATATCATTCCAGGACCACGAGGTTTCCCAGTGCTGGGAAGCATGAACATCATGCTTAATCTGGCTCACCATAAAATTTCTGCAGCAGCTAAGTGTTTTGATGCTAAACGGCTCATGGCCTTTAGCTTGGGTGATACAAGGGTTATGGTTACATGCAACCCTGATGTAGCCAAAGAGATTCTTAACAGTTCCATTTTTGCTGATCGTCCTGTGAAAGAGTCGGCATACAGTTTAATGTTCAACAGAGCCATTGGTTTCGCTCCTTATGGGGTTTACTGGCGAACCCTCAGAAGAATTGCTGCCACACATCTATTTTGTCCTAAACAAATCAGCTTCGCCGAGGCACAGAGGTCTGATATCGCCTCTCAAATGCGTTCTATAATAGCATGTCGTGGTGGAACCGGAGAAATCTCCGTACGGGATATACTAAAGAAAGCATCTCTTAACAACATGATGTGCTCGGTGTTTGGCAGCAAGTATCAACTTGGCTCGTCAAATACTGAAACTGAACAACTCAACCAGCTTGTCGAAGAAGGTTACGACCTATTAGGGAAGCTCAATTGGTCTGATCATCTCCCATGGCTTGCTGGTTTAGACCTTCAAAAAATCCGGCTTCGATGCACCCAACTTGTTCCCAAAGTGAACAAGTTTGTGAGTAGAATCATTCAACAACATAAACTGCAACCTGAGACAATAAACCATGATTTCGTGCACGTTTTACTTTCTCTCACTGGACCTCATAGACTCTCGGACAACGATATGATTGCCGTACTTTGG GAGATGATATTTAGAGGAACGGACACTGTGGCGGTTTTAATAGAGTGGATTCTAGCGAGAATGGTGCTTCACCCGGAAATCCAGTCAAGAGTGCAGGCGGAGCTTGATGAAGTTGTGGGGAAATCACGAGCGTTGATGGAATCAGATATTGAATCGATGGTTTACCTGCAGGCAGTAGTGAAGGAGGTTCTGAGGATGCACCCACCTGGCCCACTTCTATCATGGGCCCGGTTGGCAATCACAGACGCTACTATTGATGGATATCACGTGCCTGCTGGGACCACAGCCATGGTTAACATGTGGGCCATTACCAGGGACCCAGAAATTTGGGTGGACCCACTCAAGTTCATGCCAGAGAGATTCGTGTCCAAGGATAATATTACTGATGTGGAATTCTCGGTGTTAGGGTCAGACCTTAGGCTGGCGCCATTCGGGTCAGGCCGTCGGACTTGCCCAGGTAAGACATTGGGTTTGGCCACTGTTAACTTTTGGGTGGGATCCTTATTGCATGAATTCGAGTGGGTGCAATCGGATGCTAATCCAGTTGATCTCACCGAAAGGCTTAGGCTCTCCTGCGAAATGGCTAACCCTCTTAAGGTCAAAGTGCAGCCTAGGCGCAGATGA